A part of Citrifermentans bremense genomic DNA contains:
- the gspG gene encoding type II secretion system major pseudopilin GspG: protein MFKTLKDSRGFTLIELMVVIVILSILAVMVGPKIIGRSDDAKIADAKVQIRNIETALKLYKLDSGSYPSTEQGLQALVAKPTTGKIPNNYKAEGYLENKNVPKDPWGSDYVYLSPGEHGDYDLSSFGADGARGGEGNNADIQSWNMK from the coding sequence ATGTTCAAAACTCTTAAAGACAGCCGCGGCTTCACCCTCATCGAACTGATGGTGGTCATCGTTATCCTGAGCATCCTTGCCGTCATGGTCGGACCGAAGATCATCGGCCGCAGCGACGACGCGAAGATCGCCGACGCCAAGGTGCAAATCCGCAACATCGAGACGGCGCTCAAGCTGTACAAGCTCGACAGCGGCAGCTACCCCAGCACGGAACAGGGGCTGCAGGCGCTGGTGGCGAAGCCCACCACCGGGAAGATCCCCAACAACTACAAAGCGGAAGGGTACCTGGAGAACAAGAATGTTCCCAAGGATCCCTGGGGCAGCGACTACGTCTATCTCTCCCCCGGCGAGCACGGCGACTACGACCTCTCCTCCTTCGGCGCCGACGGCGCGCGCGGCGGCGAAGGGAACAACGCCGACATCCAGAGCTGGAACATGAAGTAG
- the gspF gene encoding type II secretion system inner membrane protein GspF, with protein MPTFRYSAFNQKGAEVSGTVDAASETEARLQLKQKGLYAKEIAPAVEGGKRKLFSAGVSVPDLSLATRRLATLLGSSVPVYEAVATLWEQEAPGELKKVLGRVRDRLAEGQGLAQAMAAEPSVFSESYIGMVAAGEASGALEVVLERLAEFQEDQAEVRSRVITALIYPAIMVVVGTGVMLVLLGFVVPKIAAVFETNKATLPMVTIILIKASAVVRKGWWVLLAAGIALYAGYKRLVKNEELVRKRDRLLLKLPVAGQLWQRLVLSRFAKVLGLLLQSGVPIIKAMDITGEAVVNREYKAFLVEARESLMQGGSLSASLKASPLFPPLLTHMTAVGEKSGELDGMLIKAGDAFQKEFNATVTRSMAMLEPLLILGMGLTIGFMVIAVLLPIMQLNELVK; from the coding sequence ATGCCGACCTTTCGCTATAGCGCGTTCAACCAGAAGGGGGCCGAGGTCTCCGGCACCGTGGATGCTGCCAGCGAAACCGAAGCGCGGCTGCAGTTGAAACAGAAGGGGCTCTACGCCAAGGAGATCGCTCCCGCCGTCGAAGGGGGCAAGCGAAAACTCTTCAGCGCCGGCGTGAGCGTCCCCGACCTTTCGCTTGCGACCCGCAGGCTCGCCACGCTCCTCGGGAGCTCCGTCCCGGTCTACGAGGCGGTGGCGACCCTTTGGGAACAGGAAGCGCCGGGCGAATTGAAGAAGGTACTCGGCCGGGTGCGGGACCGCCTCGCCGAGGGACAGGGGCTGGCACAGGCGATGGCCGCCGAACCCTCAGTCTTCTCCGAGAGCTACATCGGGATGGTTGCGGCCGGCGAGGCGAGCGGCGCCCTGGAAGTGGTGCTGGAGCGGCTGGCCGAGTTCCAGGAGGACCAGGCCGAGGTGAGAAGCCGGGTCATCACCGCGCTCATCTACCCCGCCATCATGGTGGTCGTGGGAACCGGGGTCATGCTGGTGCTTTTGGGCTTCGTGGTCCCCAAGATCGCCGCCGTCTTCGAGACCAACAAGGCTACCCTTCCCATGGTTACCATCATCCTCATCAAGGCGAGCGCCGTGGTAAGGAAGGGGTGGTGGGTCCTTTTGGCCGCAGGGATCGCGCTCTACGCGGGGTACAAGCGGCTGGTCAAGAACGAGGAGCTGGTTAGAAAGCGCGACCGCCTGCTTTTGAAGCTCCCCGTGGCTGGGCAGCTTTGGCAGCGCCTGGTCTTGTCGCGATTTGCCAAGGTGCTTGGGCTGTTGCTGCAAAGCGGCGTCCCGATCATCAAGGCGATGGACATAACCGGCGAGGCGGTGGTGAACCGGGAGTACAAGGCGTTTCTGGTCGAGGCCAGGGAGAGCCTGATGCAAGGGGGAAGCCTCTCCGCGTCGCTCAAGGCGAGCCCGCTCTTTCCGCCGCTTTTGACCCACATGACGGCCGTGGGCGAGAAGAGCGGCGAGCTGGACGGGATGCTGATCAAGGCAGGCGACGCCTTCCAGAAGGAGTTCAACGCCACGGTCACGAGGTCCATGGCGATGCTGGAGCCGCTCCTTATCCTGGGAATGGGTCTCACCATCGGCTTCATGGTCATAGCGGTGCTCCTCCCCATCATGCAGTTGAACGAGCTGGTGAAATAA
- the gspE gene encoding type II secretion system ATPase GspE — protein MAESLDIEEIATRLGLPYQAEIDDSKVDGALVNRVPLNFARNNLLLPLHEENGAIVAASADPTNLLALDEMAGLFSQPVSVVAVPRPALLDAVNRLYSRLSGSAQEVVEELEGEELSTLATSFNEPRDLMELTDEAPVIRLLNSILFQAVKERASDIHIEPFERELEVRFRIDGLLYKMLSPPKVIQEALTSRVKIMSGLNIAEKRLPQDGRIRVKVAGRDVDIRVSLIPTFFGERVVLRLLDKQRGVLSLKEIGLSEGNDKLMDRLLSRTSGIILVTGPTGSGKTTTLYAALSQINSPEKNIITVEDPIEYQLKGVGQIQVNPKIDLTFAAGLRSILRQDPDIVMIGEIRDAETAEIAMQASLTGHLVLSTLHTNDAATAVTRLIDMGIEPFMVASSLSAVLAQRLVRVICPHCKESYVPDRSYPGVQLPPLLYRGRGCEKCFNLGTIGRVGIYELLPIDAELCSMIIRQASSGAIKEYAVSKGMRTLREDGLAKAAEGITTIEEVLRVTQDDYADLSL, from the coding sequence ATGGCAGAAAGCTTAGACATAGAAGAGATAGCGACACGGCTCGGCCTCCCCTACCAGGCCGAGATCGACGACTCCAAGGTGGACGGGGCCCTGGTGAACCGGGTCCCGCTCAACTTCGCCCGCAACAACCTGCTGCTGCCCTTGCACGAGGAGAACGGCGCCATCGTCGCCGCCAGCGCCGACCCGACGAACCTGCTGGCACTGGACGAGATGGCGGGGCTTTTCTCGCAGCCGGTCTCCGTGGTCGCGGTCCCGCGCCCGGCCCTCCTCGACGCGGTGAACCGCCTCTACTCACGGCTCTCCGGCTCCGCCCAGGAGGTGGTCGAGGAACTCGAAGGTGAGGAGCTCTCGACCCTCGCCACCAGCTTCAACGAGCCGCGCGACCTGATGGAGTTGACCGACGAGGCGCCGGTGATCAGGCTTTTGAACTCGATCCTGTTCCAGGCGGTGAAGGAGCGCGCAAGCGATATCCACATCGAGCCTTTCGAGCGCGAGCTCGAGGTCCGCTTCCGGATCGACGGCCTGCTCTACAAGATGCTCTCCCCCCCGAAGGTGATCCAGGAGGCGCTCACCTCCCGCGTGAAGATCATGTCCGGGCTCAACATCGCCGAAAAGAGGCTGCCGCAGGACGGGCGCATCAGGGTCAAGGTGGCCGGGCGCGACGTCGACATCCGCGTCTCGCTCATCCCAACCTTCTTCGGGGAACGGGTGGTATTGAGGCTTTTGGACAAGCAGCGCGGCGTGCTCTCCTTGAAGGAGATCGGCCTTTCCGAAGGCAACGACAAGCTGATGGACCGGCTCCTGTCGAGGACCAGCGGCATCATCCTGGTCACCGGGCCTACCGGCAGCGGCAAGACCACCACGCTCTACGCGGCGCTCTCCCAGATCAACTCGCCGGAGAAGAACATCATCACTGTCGAGGACCCGATCGAGTACCAGTTGAAGGGTGTGGGGCAGATCCAGGTGAACCCGAAGATCGACCTCACCTTCGCGGCGGGGCTCCGTTCCATACTGAGGCAGGACCCGGACATCGTGATGATCGGGGAGATCCGCGACGCAGAGACCGCCGAAATCGCCATGCAGGCGTCCCTCACCGGCCACCTGGTCCTCTCGACGCTGCACACAAACGACGCCGCCACCGCGGTGACCCGCCTGATCGACATGGGGATCGAGCCGTTCATGGTCGCCTCTTCGCTGTCGGCCGTGCTCGCCCAAAGGCTCGTCCGCGTCATCTGCCCGCACTGCAAGGAGTCCTACGTCCCGGACAGAAGCTACCCCGGGGTCCAGCTCCCGCCGCTTTTGTACCGCGGCCGCGGCTGCGAGAAGTGCTTCAATCTGGGGACTATCGGGCGGGTCGGCATCTACGAGCTGCTTCCCATCGACGCCGAGCTCTGCTCCATGATCATCCGTCAGGCCTCCTCCGGCGCCATCAAGGAGTACGCGGTCTCCAAGGGGATGCGCACCCTGCGCGAGGACGGGCTTGCCAAGGCGGCCGAGGGGATCACCACCATCGAGGAGGTCCTGAGGGTGACCCAGGACGATTATGCCGACCTTTCGCTATAG
- the gspD gene encoding type II secretion system secretin GspD, whose protein sequence is MKRRCALITAMLMFLLAAPTLVFAKGVVLNFTDVDIATMVKFVSDLTGKNFIMDDRVKGKISVFSPAKLSNEEAYNVFTSVLELKGFTVVPAGKVLKIVPTASARQSGMKVLSEGERGVVNDSYQARVIQLEHVAPQDAVAFLQPLVSKDGQISAFGAANMILVVDSAFNIQKILGILKHIDTDQVREGAELVFLKNAAAESVATLVKDWLSGKSSRVTTPGAAPASASSTVVADNRLNALIIFGSDKDKADVKKLIAMVDVVPPTTSSKVNVYYLENAEAAEVAKVLEGLIKGAPATPTPVAGAAATAPQQAVFEGGKITITPDKSTNSLVIMASPTDYQNLLQVIQKLDRRSRQVFVQAMIAEVSANKAKELGLQWGVVAGASNGTLSTVGTFDPFGAVAGLSGALKIATDLGITPDPGVALFPATLKALASNGALNVLSTPNIMTSDNKEAEIFVGENVPFLSGTSLVAGGLSQQSIERKDTGIILKIKPQISEGEYIKLDIYQEISAVKDFGTATAPNLGSTKRSAKTSVVVKNTDTVIIGGLIQDTDQVTESKIPLLGDIPLLGWLFKTKKTTHDKTNLLIMLTPRIIKDARDMAEVSVNQRNSFSEAVKNTGPIDLEQALKDKPKSVTEDKP, encoded by the coding sequence TTGAAAAGAAGATGTGCGCTCATCACAGCCATGCTCATGTTCCTGCTCGCCGCACCGACCTTGGTCTTCGCCAAGGGTGTGGTACTGAACTTCACCGACGTGGATATCGCCACCATGGTGAAATTCGTCAGCGACCTGACCGGGAAGAACTTCATCATGGACGACCGGGTGAAGGGGAAGATCTCGGTGTTCTCCCCGGCGAAGCTCTCCAACGAGGAAGCTTACAACGTCTTCACATCGGTCCTCGAACTCAAGGGGTTCACCGTGGTTCCGGCGGGAAAGGTGCTGAAGATCGTTCCCACGGCCAGCGCCAGGCAGTCGGGGATGAAGGTCCTCTCCGAGGGTGAACGGGGGGTGGTGAACGACAGCTACCAGGCCCGCGTGATCCAGCTGGAGCACGTGGCACCCCAGGACGCCGTCGCCTTCCTGCAGCCGCTGGTCTCCAAGGACGGACAGATCTCCGCCTTCGGCGCGGCGAACATGATCCTGGTCGTTGACTCCGCGTTCAACATCCAGAAGATACTGGGCATCCTCAAGCACATCGACACGGACCAGGTGCGCGAGGGGGCCGAGTTGGTCTTTCTCAAGAACGCCGCCGCCGAAAGCGTGGCGACGCTGGTCAAGGACTGGCTGAGCGGCAAGTCCTCCAGAGTGACAACCCCGGGTGCTGCGCCCGCCTCCGCGTCCTCGACTGTAGTGGCCGACAACAGGCTGAACGCCCTGATCATCTTCGGCAGCGACAAGGACAAGGCCGACGTGAAGAAACTGATCGCGATGGTCGACGTGGTCCCGCCCACCACCAGCAGCAAGGTCAACGTCTACTACCTGGAAAACGCCGAGGCCGCCGAGGTCGCCAAGGTGCTGGAGGGGCTCATCAAGGGGGCCCCGGCCACCCCGACGCCCGTAGCGGGCGCTGCCGCCACGGCGCCGCAGCAGGCCGTCTTCGAGGGTGGAAAGATCACCATCACCCCGGACAAGTCGACCAACTCCCTGGTCATCATGGCCTCCCCCACCGATTACCAGAACCTCTTACAGGTGATCCAGAAGCTGGACCGCCGCAGCCGCCAGGTCTTCGTGCAGGCGATGATCGCCGAGGTCTCGGCCAACAAGGCGAAGGAACTCGGCCTGCAATGGGGGGTAGTGGCGGGAGCCTCCAACGGCACGCTCTCTACCGTAGGGACCTTCGACCCCTTCGGCGCCGTCGCCGGCCTGAGCGGCGCCCTGAAAATCGCAACCGACCTAGGAATTACGCCCGACCCCGGCGTCGCCCTGTTCCCCGCGACGCTCAAGGCGCTGGCCAGCAACGGTGCGCTGAACGTCCTGTCCACCCCGAACATCATGACAAGCGACAACAAGGAAGCGGAGATATTCGTGGGCGAGAACGTCCCCTTCCTCTCCGGCACCAGCCTGGTCGCCGGTGGCCTGTCGCAGCAGTCGATCGAGAGAAAAGACACCGGTATCATCCTGAAGATCAAGCCCCAGATCAGCGAGGGCGAGTACATAAAGCTCGACATCTACCAGGAAATCTCGGCGGTGAAGGACTTCGGCACGGCCACCGCCCCGAACCTCGGGAGCACCAAACGCTCGGCGAAAACCTCCGTCGTGGTGAAGAACACGGACACGGTGATCATCGGCGGGCTGATCCAGGACACCGACCAGGTGACCGAGAGCAAGATCCCGCTTCTGGGCGACATCCCGCTCCTGGGCTGGCTTTTCAAGACCAAGAAGACGACGCACGACAAGACGAACCTCCTCATCATGCTCACCCCGCGCATCATCAAGGACGCGCGCGACATGGCCGAGGTTTCGGTCAACCAGAGAAACAGCTTCAGCGAAGCGGTGAAGAACACAGGCCCGATCGACTTGGAACAGGCTCTCAAAGACAAGCCGAAGTCGGTGACCGAGGACAAGCCCTAA
- the gspC gene encoding type II secretion system protein GspC → MPRWILPLNISLGLALIAVSALIAADLLSFKISGLYPRTAQKQAQATAEAPADGQDLLAFAPILERGLFGKATQGKLSAILQPAAAPGQAAPLAPSVGDLTLLGTAVGSFRESFALVQKGTTREERVFRLGETVFSAGPLVSVKKDVVEILIDGKRVKILTPTAAAAAAAQPAAPVSSPPQGGLAAATGSGNYVVDQRALNAALDNIGQAMTDARLLPSMKDGKVEGFRASEVKPQGIFGTIGIRNGDVLLRMNDFPIDSPEKAIQSFASLKGQSRIKLDLIRDGQPTTFNYDIR, encoded by the coding sequence ATGCCGCGCTGGATTCTCCCCCTCAACATATCGCTTGGCCTTGCGCTCATCGCGGTCTCGGCACTGATAGCTGCGGACCTGCTCAGCTTCAAGATCTCCGGGCTTTATCCCAGGACGGCCCAGAAGCAGGCGCAGGCGACGGCCGAAGCCCCCGCGGACGGCCAGGACCTGCTCGCTTTCGCACCGATATTGGAGCGCGGGCTCTTCGGCAAGGCAACCCAGGGAAAGCTCAGCGCCATCCTGCAGCCGGCTGCGGCTCCGGGGCAGGCTGCGCCCCTCGCCCCGTCGGTCGGCGACCTCACCCTGCTGGGTACGGCGGTCGGCTCGTTCCGGGAAAGCTTTGCCCTGGTGCAGAAGGGGACCACTCGCGAGGAGCGGGTGTTCCGGCTGGGGGAGACGGTGTTCTCGGCGGGGCCGCTCGTCTCGGTGAAAAAGGACGTGGTCGAGATCCTGATCGACGGCAAGAGGGTCAAAATTCTTACCCCTACAGCGGCGGCCGCAGCGGCGGCGCAGCCGGCCGCGCCCGTCTCCTCCCCACCTCAGGGCGGACTCGCGGCGGCGACCGGTTCCGGCAACTACGTGGTGGACCAGCGCGCCCTGAACGCCGCGCTGGACAACATAGGGCAGGCCATGACCGACGCGCGCCTTCTGCCCAGCATGAAGGACGGCAAAGTCGAGGGGTTCCGCGCCTCCGAGGTGAAGCCACAGGGGATCTTCGGGACCATCGGCATCAGAAACGGCGACGTGCTGTTGAGGATGAACGACTTCCCCATCGATTCCCCGGAGAAGGCGATCCAGTCCTTCGCCTCGCTCAAGGGGCAGAGCAGGATCAAGCTGGACCTGATCCGCGACGGGCAGCCGACCACCTTTAATTACGACATCAGATGA
- the mqnB gene encoding futalosine hydrolase: MKPIIVTASTMLELSELIAGTSAVAVPHVGHLQVYRARYCDRDLVIAATGIGKVNAACATTLLLERFGAKMLINTGCGGAFPGCGLGIGDLAVAQSESFADEGVQTPNGWHSLELIGIPVFQEGGRRFFNTFPLDPDLARRAGERALELGFAAVSGPFLTVSTCSGSTEQGEELLRRFQGVCENMEGGSVAQVALQYAVPLLEVRGISNLVEDRDLARWDLKLAVSRAQSFLVSYLEHPKL; encoded by the coding sequence ATGAAGCCAATCATCGTAACCGCATCGACTATGCTGGAACTCTCCGAGCTTATCGCCGGCACCTCCGCCGTCGCCGTCCCCCATGTCGGGCACCTGCAGGTCTACCGCGCCCGGTATTGCGACCGCGACCTCGTCATCGCCGCAACCGGCATCGGGAAAGTGAACGCGGCGTGCGCGACCACGCTGTTGTTGGAGCGCTTCGGTGCCAAAATGCTGATCAACACCGGTTGCGGCGGTGCCTTTCCCGGCTGCGGCCTGGGCATCGGGGACCTGGCCGTAGCTCAGAGCGAAAGTTTCGCGGACGAAGGGGTGCAGACGCCAAACGGGTGGCACAGCCTGGAGCTGATCGGTATTCCCGTGTTCCAGGAAGGCGGGAGGAGGTTCTTCAACACCTTCCCGCTGGACCCGGACCTGGCACGGAGGGCGGGGGAACGGGCCCTGGAGCTTGGCTTTGCTGCGGTCAGCGGCCCTTTCCTGACCGTCTCCACCTGCAGCGGCAGCACCGAGCAGGGGGAGGAGCTTTTGCGTCGCTTCCAGGGCGTTTGCGAGAACATGGAGGGGGGATCCGTGGCGCAGGTGGCGCTACAGTACGCGGTGCCGCTGCTCGAGGTGCGCGGCATCAGCAACCTGGTCGAGGACCGGGACCTCGCGCGCTGGGACCTGAAGCTGGCGGTCTCCCGGGCGCAGAGTTTCCTTGTATCCTATCTTGAGCATCCCAAGCTCTAG
- a CDS encoding 1,4-dihydroxy-6-naphthoate synthase, with amino-acid sequence MNNVDPEQIERTSSPILSLGFSPCPNDTFIFDALVHGRVSCGYAFRERLEDVETLNRMALSATLDVSKVSYHLLGHILDDYLLLRSGGALGRGCGPLLVAREKLDPGSIAGKKIALPGRYTTAALLLRLFNPSLSEFVYLPFDRIMAAVADGSVAAGVIIHESRFTYQGYGLEKILDLGQWWEEETGHPIPLGGIAARRDLGRETLLALERAIAESVDLAFKNPGLARPYIRAHSQEMSDEVCDAHIGLYVNDFSRGLGEEGEAAVRLLLGRAEAAGIIPPLREPLLA; translated from the coding sequence ATGAACAACGTTGACCCCGAGCAGATTGAGAGAACTTCCTCTCCGATACTGTCGCTGGGATTCTCTCCCTGTCCCAACGATACCTTCATCTTCGACGCGCTGGTGCATGGAAGGGTGAGCTGCGGCTACGCATTCAGAGAGCGTTTGGAGGACGTGGAAACCCTGAACCGCATGGCGCTCTCCGCCACCCTCGATGTGTCGAAGGTCTCCTATCATCTGCTGGGACACATCCTGGATGACTACCTGCTCCTGAGAAGCGGCGGGGCGCTGGGGCGCGGCTGTGGGCCGCTGCTCGTGGCGCGCGAGAAGCTCGACCCGGGGAGCATTGCAGGGAAGAAGATCGCCCTCCCCGGGCGTTACACCACTGCGGCCTTGCTGCTGAGGCTTTTCAACCCGTCCCTCTCCGAATTCGTCTACCTCCCCTTCGACAGGATCATGGCTGCGGTGGCCGACGGCTCGGTCGCCGCCGGGGTCATAATTCACGAGTCGCGCTTCACCTACCAGGGCTATGGGCTGGAGAAAATCCTGGACCTCGGGCAGTGGTGGGAAGAGGAAACCGGGCACCCGATCCCGCTCGGCGGCATCGCGGCCCGCCGCGACCTGGGGCGGGAGACCCTCCTGGCGTTGGAGCGTGCGATCGCTGAGAGCGTGGACCTCGCCTTCAAGAACCCTGGTCTCGCGCGCCCCTACATCCGGGCCCATTCCCAGGAGATGAGCGACGAGGTCTGTGACGCCCATATCGGCCTCTACGTGAACGACTTTTCCCGCGGGCTGGGCGAAGAAGGAGAGGCGGCGGTACGGCTGCTTTTAGGCCGCGCCGAGGCGGCAGGCATCATACCCCCCTTGCGGGAGCCGCTCCTGGCCTAG
- a CDS encoding PAS domain S-box protein: MLKTLKWKRHALLAAVLSLLFWLGDTLVDSFVFGRRSFAEQFLDPEPFEISLRVFYATLAAVFFTFLFILWEKGRKVETALRHSDDLSKIFFGSSRDAICVIETDTLSVSDANSVFLQKYALKDAQSVGSFPELLARNGLTEQVLGQVAACAGGAAPVSFEISYRGGDGGTCYEEVSLHPVGEKQQDVETVLYVARDITVRRRSQKMLEASEARYRAIFENTGTAMAIIEPGGTLQTVNRGFEAVSGFSRSEIEGKRVWTEFLQSPEGAGLDQGTGAERRTFEALLRDRDGMLRSMAGNWAPVEGTQQAVLSLLDISAHKEAEEELRKSRATLAVAQRIARLGNWDWDLCSNALSWSEEMYRIFGMDQTEFTPSYEWFLQTVHPQDLERVVRSINDAIYNSKPYQLDYRIMLPSGAVRTLSASAEVTYDAQGTPLRMVGTNQDITWRIEAEEALKSSEEKFSKAFHASPDSIVITRAVDGTYIDVNEAFQEITGYSRSEVIGKSSTEIGLWADPDARMVMLKLLNEHEHVRNLDVRFRVKSGEVREMLWSADVIEYDGEACLIAISRDVTDQRQMEKELLESDARLYMKHEELKNVFHQMEVIRREWEEIMDCISDMFILADQFGKIRRFNRAVETFTGKAHRDIVGRDCLAFLEEHGLGEHLESPGLELLHKESGKWLVVKRHAFPNAEVDGSSREVVIISDTTGIRRRNGYEAPQAEPELSVVN, translated from the coding sequence ATGTTAAAGACGTTGAAATGGAAGCGGCATGCGCTGCTGGCAGCCGTTTTATCCCTGCTCTTCTGGCTCGGGGACACGCTGGTCGACTCCTTCGTCTTCGGCAGGAGGTCGTTCGCCGAACAGTTCCTGGACCCGGAGCCGTTCGAGATATCCCTGCGCGTCTTCTACGCCACACTGGCCGCGGTCTTCTTCACCTTCCTGTTCATCCTCTGGGAGAAGGGGCGCAAGGTGGAAACGGCCCTGCGGCATTCAGACGACCTCTCCAAGATCTTCTTCGGTTCCTCCCGCGACGCCATCTGCGTCATCGAGACCGACACCCTGTCCGTTTCCGACGCCAACAGCGTTTTCCTGCAGAAATACGCGCTCAAGGATGCGCAGTCCGTAGGCAGTTTCCCCGAACTCCTTGCCCGCAACGGGCTCACCGAGCAGGTCCTGGGGCAGGTAGCGGCCTGCGCCGGGGGCGCCGCTCCGGTCAGCTTCGAGATCAGCTACCGCGGGGGCGATGGCGGCACCTGCTACGAGGAAGTCTCACTTCACCCGGTGGGCGAAAAGCAGCAGGATGTTGAGACGGTGCTTTACGTGGCGAGGGACATCACGGTGCGCAGGCGGTCGCAGAAGATGCTCGAGGCCTCCGAGGCGAGGTACCGCGCCATCTTCGAGAACACCGGAACGGCCATGGCCATCATCGAGCCGGGCGGGACGCTGCAGACGGTGAACCGCGGCTTCGAGGCCGTCAGCGGGTTCAGCCGCAGCGAGATCGAGGGGAAAAGGGTCTGGACCGAATTTCTCCAAAGCCCGGAGGGGGCCGGGCTCGACCAGGGAACGGGAGCTGAGCGCCGCACCTTCGAGGCGCTTTTGCGGGACAGGGACGGCATGCTGCGCAGCATGGCCGGGAACTGGGCGCCGGTCGAGGGTACCCAGCAGGCCGTCCTCTCCTTGCTCGACATCAGCGCGCACAAGGAGGCGGAGGAGGAGCTCAGGAAGAGCCGCGCGACACTCGCGGTCGCCCAGCGCATAGCCCGCCTGGGCAACTGGGATTGGGACCTCTGCAGCAACGCGCTCAGCTGGTCCGAGGAGATGTACCGGATTTTCGGCATGGACCAGACGGAATTCACCCCCAGCTACGAATGGTTCCTGCAGACGGTGCACCCGCAGGACCTGGAGCGGGTGGTCCGCTCGATAAACGACGCCATCTACAACAGCAAGCCCTACCAGCTCGACTACCGCATCATGCTCCCGAGCGGGGCCGTACGCACCCTTTCGGCCAGCGCCGAGGTGACCTACGACGCGCAGGGGACCCCGCTGCGCATGGTGGGAACCAACCAGGACATCACCTGGCGCATCGAGGCGGAAGAGGCGCTGAAAAGCTCGGAGGAGAAGTTCTCCAAGGCTTTCCACGCAAGCCCCGACTCCATCGTCATCACCCGTGCCGTGGACGGAACCTACATCGACGTGAACGAGGCGTTCCAGGAGATCACCGGCTACTCGCGCAGCGAGGTGATCGGCAAGAGCTCCACCGAAATCGGGCTCTGGGCCGACCCCGATGCGCGCATGGTGATGCTCAAGCTTTTGAACGAGCACGAGCACGTGCGCAACCTGGATGTCCGGTTCCGGGTGAAGTCGGGGGAGGTCCGCGAGATGCTCTGGTCTGCCGACGTCATAGAGTACGACGGGGAGGCCTGCCTGATCGCCATCTCACGGGACGTCACGGATCAAAGGCAGATGGAGAAGGAGCTGCTGGAAAGCGACGCCCGCCTCTACATGAAGCACGAGGAGCTGAAGAACGTCTTCCACCAGATGGAGGTGATCCGGCGCGAGTGGGAGGAGATCATGGACTGCATCAGCGACATGTTCATCCTCGCGGACCAGTTCGGCAAGATCCGCAGGTTCAACCGCGCCGTCGAGACCTTCACCGGCAAGGCGCACCGCGACATCGTGGGGAGGGACTGCCTCGCCTTCCTGGAAGAGCACGGCCTGGGAGAGCACCTCGAATCGCCGGGGCTGGAGCTGCTGCACAAGGAATCGGGCAAGTGGCTCGTAGTGAAACGCCATGCCTTCCCCAACGCCGAGGTCGACGGCTCTTCGCGCGAGGTCGTCATCATTAGTGACACCACCGGCATAAGGCGCAGGAACGGTTACGAGGCCCCGCAGGCGGAACCGGAGCTTTCTGTCGTTAATTAG
- a CDS encoding septal ring lytic transglycosylase RlpA family protein, with amino-acid sequence MASPERSGRAARICALLLMLLPIHTLPLLAAEKVEKPAVETSVEKVEPQQKSVVNKLVGIASYYAKKFHGRRTTSGERYHPEKMTAAHQSLPLGTRVLVRNLANDKEVTVVVNDRCRKKSVPFIDLSRAAARKLGFLGSGVTKVAIIPLPEGES; translated from the coding sequence ATGGCATCACCCGAGCGGAGCGGCAGGGCGGCACGCATTTGCGCGTTGCTCTTGATGCTCCTCCCGATCCACACGCTTCCCCTGCTGGCTGCAGAAAAAGTTGAAAAACCCGCTGTAGAGACATCCGTTGAAAAAGTAGAACCGCAGCAAAAATCGGTGGTAAATAAGCTGGTCGGCATAGCCTCGTACTATGCCAAGAAGTTCCACGGGAGACGGACCACGTCCGGGGAGCGGTACCATCCTGAGAAGATGACCGCTGCCCACCAAAGCCTCCCGTTGGGGACCAGGGTTCTGGTAAGGAACCTTGCCAACGATAAGGAAGTCACGGTTGTAGTCAACGACCGCTGTCGCAAGAAGTCCGTGCCGTTCATCGACTTGTCACGGGCCGCGGCAAGGAAACTGGGTTTTCTCGGTTCGGGGGTGACCAAAGTGGCCATCATCCCCCTGCCCGAGGGCGAATCCTAG